A genomic region of Alistipes megaguti contains the following coding sequences:
- a CDS encoding ABC transporter ATP-binding protein — MDAIIRCHNLTHWYGDRQIYENLSFEVPQGRILGLLGKNGTGKTTTINILNGYLKPRKGECTIFGENVRTMRPQTRSRIALLIEGHVQYAFMTIEEIERFYAGFFPQWNKDAYYELMEMLKVAPRQRISSMSCGQRSQVALGLILAQNADLLILDDFSMGLDPGYRRLFVEYLREYAKNGNRTVFLTSHIIQDMENLIDDCIIMDYGKILTQIPVQELLSKFHRYTFSVHKGYKLPDLPGFHHPSVVGTRGELYSFEQPDEVWHELKRSGVSYTEPNCQSLTLEDAFIGLTGKY, encoded by the coding sequence ATGGACGCAATTATTCGCTGCCACAATCTCACACACTGGTACGGAGACAGGCAAATCTACGAAAATTTGAGTTTCGAAGTTCCTCAAGGCCGCATATTAGGACTATTGGGAAAAAACGGAACCGGGAAAACCACAACAATCAATATATTAAACGGATATCTCAAGCCTCGCAAGGGAGAATGTACGATCTTCGGAGAAAATGTGCGGACAATGAGACCTCAAACTCGATCCCGCATAGCTTTGTTGATTGAAGGACATGTTCAGTATGCATTCATGACAATCGAAGAAATAGAGCGCTTTTATGCCGGTTTTTTCCCGCAATGGAACAAAGATGCATACTATGAACTCATGGAAATGCTGAAAGTCGCACCCCGACAACGGATCTCCAGTATGTCGTGCGGACAACGTTCTCAGGTTGCTCTGGGACTTATATTGGCACAAAATGCAGATTTGCTGATTCTTGATGATTTCTCAATGGGGCTCGATCCGGGATACAGACGTCTTTTTGTTGAATATCTGCGCGAATATGCAAAAAACGGAAACAGAACTGTTTTCCTTACCTCGCACATCATACAAGACATGGAAAATCTGATTGACGACTGCATCATAATGGATTACGGTAAGATCCTTACACAGATACCCGTACAGGAATTATTATCCAAATTTCATCGATATACGTTTTCAGTCCATAAAGGATATAAACTCCCGGACTTACCGGGATTCCATCACCCTTCGGTTGTTGGAACCAGAGGTGAACTCTACTCATTTGAACAACCGGATGAGGTGTGGCATGAACTCAAAAGGTCTGGAGTCTCATATACAGAACCAAATTGTCAGTCGCTAACCCTGGAAGACGCCTTTATCGGCCTGACTGGGAAATATTAA